The following coding sequences lie in one Cyanobacterium sp. Dongsha4 genomic window:
- a CDS encoding DUF4327 family protein, with product MKTLTKNATDYSIEMIRDEARHLVEKGVVSRHQPIYILCQYIPAREWVCVECELEQCDYLLRDQIGDLIACENWESD from the coding sequence ATGAAAACTTTAACCAAAAACGCCACGGATTACTCAATTGAGATGATTAGAGACGAAGCACGTCATTTAGTGGAAAAAGGAGTTGTTAGTCGTCATCAACCCATTTACATTTTATGTCAATACATCCCGGCTAGAGAATGGGTTTGTGTTGAATGTGAATTAGAACAATGCGATTATTTATTAAGAGATCAAATTGGTGATTTAATTGCTTGTGAAAATTGGGAATCTGATTAA
- a CDS encoding glycoside hydrolase family 3 protein: protein MLPVEKLSLPEKIGQLIIVRTTGYIFDHQIRYPAWEATQPQLKKWIEELNLGGVILLGGSCAEITYRTQQLQTWAKTPLFIAADIEEGVGQRFSGASWFPPPMALAEIYNENPSLGIKYAEKMGEITALEALAIGINWILAPVTDINNNSDNPVINVRAFGDKLKTVEDLTSAFVRGCHNYPILTSAKHFPGHGDTATDSHLDLPTINHSLERLQSLELSAFEKVIKEKVDSVMTAHLLVNALDSHNPATLSPKVLTDLLRKKMGFEGLIITDALIMGGVKKYASSEEIAVKALQAGADILLMPDNPEIAIKSVIKAIDSGILSESRIDESYSRITCAKQKLFSEGVSSQSHSMANIYSSDASQVINEILAQSMSKGGNIPIQNASEGINLVVVEDLLNCEYLDRSSPAITIPQTRGYHRRVFDEYNLFSVQNAQQPLLLQIFLRGNPFRGRAGLTPESQEVYLKLLSQNNLQGVVIYGSPYVKNWFLSHMPKSIPWVFSYGQMPIAQELALKSLFNLSGKFDIVKGDFL from the coding sequence ATGTTACCAGTCGAAAAACTCTCTCTGCCTGAAAAAATTGGACAACTAATTATTGTACGCACCACAGGTTATATTTTTGATCATCAAATACGTTATCCCGCATGGGAAGCCACTCAACCTCAATTAAAAAAATGGATAGAAGAGTTGAATTTAGGTGGAGTTATTTTATTAGGAGGTAGCTGTGCAGAAATTACCTATCGCACTCAACAATTGCAAACATGGGCGAAAACACCTTTATTTATTGCCGCCGACATAGAGGAAGGAGTAGGGCAAAGATTTTCTGGTGCGTCTTGGTTTCCCCCTCCTATGGCATTAGCGGAAATTTACAACGAGAATCCAAGTTTGGGGATTAAATATGCTGAAAAAATGGGAGAAATTACTGCCCTAGAAGCCCTTGCTATTGGTATTAACTGGATTCTAGCCCCTGTGACAGATATTAATAACAATTCTGATAATCCCGTTATTAATGTTCGTGCTTTTGGAGATAAATTAAAAACTGTGGAAGATTTAACTTCTGCTTTTGTTAGGGGTTGTCATAATTATCCTATCTTAACAAGTGCAAAACATTTTCCCGGTCATGGTGACACTGCAACGGATTCTCATCTTGATTTACCCACTATTAATCATAGTTTAGAGCGTTTACAATCCCTCGAATTAAGTGCTTTTGAAAAGGTTATCAAGGAAAAAGTTGATAGCGTTATGACTGCCCATTTGTTAGTAAATGCCCTAGATTCCCACAATCCTGCGACTCTTTCGCCAAAGGTGTTAACGGATTTGTTACGGAAAAAAATGGGTTTTGAGGGTTTGATTATTACCGATGCTTTAATTATGGGGGGAGTAAAAAAATATGCTTCCTCAGAGGAAATCGCCGTTAAAGCACTACAGGCAGGGGCGGATATTTTACTCATGCCCGATAATCCAGAGATAGCAATTAAATCAGTAATTAAAGCCATAGATTCGGGTATTTTATCGGAAAGTCGCATTGACGAAAGTTATTCAAGGATTACTTGTGCAAAACAAAAACTATTTAGTGAAGGTGTTAGTTCTCAATCTCATTCTATGGCTAACATTTATAGTTCAGATGCCAGTCAAGTAATAAATGAAATTTTAGCCCAAAGTATGAGTAAAGGGGGTAATATACCCATTCAAAATGCCTCTGAGGGAATAAATTTAGTTGTAGTGGAAGATTTATTAAACTGTGAATATCTCGATCGCAGTTCACCCGCTATTACAATACCACAAACAAGGGGTTATCATCGTCGGGTTTTTGATGAATATAATCTATTTTCTGTGCAAAATGCTCAACAACCATTACTGTTACAGATTTTTCTACGAGGAAATCCCTTTCGAGGAAGGGCAGGTTTAACCCCTGAAAGTCAGGAAGTTTATCTGAAATTGTTATCCCAAAATAATCTTCAAGGGGTGGTGATTTACGGTAGCCCTTATGTTAAAAATTGGTTTTTATCTCATATGCCAAAATCTATACCTTGGGTGTTTTCCTATGGACAAATGCCTATTGCTCAAGAATTAGCCCTAAAATCCTTATTTAATTTGTCAGGAAAATTTGACATTGTTAAAGGAGATTTTTTATAG
- a CDS encoding DUF721 domain-containing protein gives MTLNSIDKLLNSILSQPQWEKQRRYYELKKIWYEIVNQKIAQHTSPIYLKEEVFFIATQSAVWAQELSLQRRTLIIKINRRIQNPIKDIYFVFGKWYSQHTAPIPEAETNLSHPSLVESTEFITQPTETPQEALQQWFEIIKQRAKNNSTCPCCQSFCPEGELNRWGMCAYCFRENNQ, from the coding sequence ATGACCTTAAATTCGATCGATAAGTTACTAAATTCTATTCTCTCTCAACCACAATGGGAAAAACAAAGAAGATACTATGAGTTAAAAAAAATCTGGTATGAAATTGTTAATCAAAAGATAGCACAACATACATCTCCTATTTATCTTAAAGAAGAAGTATTTTTCATCGCCACTCAAAGTGCAGTATGGGCTCAAGAATTATCCTTACAAAGACGCACCTTGATTATCAAAATTAATCGCCGTATTCAAAATCCCATCAAAGACATATATTTTGTTTTTGGAAAATGGTATAGTCAACACACTGCCCCCATTCCAGAAGCAGAAACAAACTTAAGTCATCCCAGTTTAGTTGAATCTACGGAGTTTATAACACAACCTACAGAAACTCCTCAAGAAGCCCTGCAACAATGGTTTGAAATTATTAAACAAAGAGCAAAAAATAACTCTACTTGCCCCTGTTGTCAAAGTTTTTGCCCAGAGGGAGAATTAAACCGTTGGGGAATGTGTGCTTACTGCTTTCGAGAAAATAATCAATAA
- a CDS encoding MotA/TolQ/ExbB proton channel family protein has protein sequence MGQKNNNRQELDINFLNTIIAALVLTILIYVLALPFQETYVGMLLLKRGFTQFLTVFCAFLVITITIDKYLKISKENKVFKKLGIPEEFSFENHQSVQLLHLQEDLSRTSTMITNRLRRVINAYINSGSRKTVTDFALDDSSFYLSASESSYAVPRILVWAIPLLGFIGTVLGISSAVNGFTGFLENTAEIDQIKEGIGTVTSGLAVAFDTTLLALLLSVVVMIPLVLIERMESNLLLATDIYINDYILPRLNEKQTGEKNDLNTEVIINTINTTLEKKLPTKEELIKPIKEALPTPEELISPAQIYAQEAAKNLVTEFVNQFQKIYEQEQQLLNTIKEVNAAILEDRNKFIQTFGQQNDLNQSIITNIKELVDLVQKNNETNSQGLVEASQAISQQLNKAAISLEEKVTSLEASSARIAELKSLQSNLEKIVEVLHNVGDIEKTLVNIQDKITGIQPTLQDLSKPRVIRLVEQIDN, from the coding sequence ATGGGTCAAAAAAATAATAACCGTCAAGAATTAGACATTAATTTTCTTAATACAATAATTGCCGCCTTAGTCCTCACAATATTAATTTATGTTTTGGCTTTACCCTTTCAAGAAACTTATGTGGGAATGCTGTTATTAAAAAGAGGATTTACCCAATTTTTAACTGTTTTTTGTGCTTTTTTAGTTATTACTATTACTATTGATAAATATCTAAAAATTAGCAAAGAAAATAAAGTTTTTAAAAAGTTAGGAATCCCCGAAGAATTTTCCTTTGAAAATCATCAATCAGTGCAACTTCTCCATCTTCAAGAAGACTTATCTCGCACCTCTACCATGATAACTAATCGCTTAAGGAGAGTCATTAATGCCTATATCAACTCAGGAAGTAGAAAAACCGTTACAGATTTTGCCCTTGATGATTCATCATTTTATCTAAGTGCCTCTGAATCTTCCTACGCAGTGCCAAGAATTTTAGTATGGGCTATTCCTCTATTGGGCTTTATTGGTACAGTATTAGGTATTAGCAGTGCGGTGAATGGTTTTACTGGCTTTTTGGAAAATACCGCCGAAATAGACCAAATAAAAGAAGGTATAGGAACTGTTACCAGTGGTTTGGCAGTGGCTTTTGATACCACCCTATTGGCTTTATTGTTATCTGTGGTTGTAATGATTCCCCTTGTTTTAATTGAAAGGATGGAATCAAACTTACTTTTAGCAACAGATATTTATATTAACGATTATATTTTACCTCGTTTAAATGAGAAACAAACTGGCGAGAAAAATGACCTCAATACAGAAGTTATTATTAATACAATCAATACAACCCTTGAGAAAAAATTACCGACAAAAGAAGAATTAATTAAACCAATAAAAGAAGCACTTCCCACCCCAGAAGAATTGATTTCTCCCGCCCAAATTTATGCTCAAGAAGCCGCTAAAAATTTAGTAACAGAATTTGTGAATCAGTTTCAGAAAATTTATGAACAAGAGCAACAATTACTTAATACAATTAAAGAAGTTAATGCCGCTATCTTAGAAGATAGAAACAAATTTATTCAAACCTTCGGACAACAAAATGATTTGAATCAGTCCATAATTACTAACATAAAAGAATTAGTGGATTTAGTCCAAAAAAATAACGAAACTAACAGTCAAGGTTTAGTGGAAGCATCTCAAGCTATCAGTCAACAATTAAATAAAGCGGCCATCAGTTTAGAAGAAAAAGTTACTTCTTTAGAAGCATCTAGTGCTAGAATTGCTGAGTTAAAATCTTTACAATCTAACCTAGAGAAAATAGTCGAAGTTTTACATAATGTTGGAGATATTGAAAAAACATTGGTCAATATTCAAGACAAAATTACGGGTATTCAACCCACATTACAGGATTTAAGTAAACCCAGAGTTATTCGTTTAGTGGAACAAATTGATAACTAA
- a CDS encoding 5-(carboxyamino)imidazole ribonucleotide synthase, translated as MMTKNVGVIGGGQLAWMMALVAPKENIKIYIQTPHETDSAVCLGERTIFAPVDDVSATAELAKYCDVITFENEFVDLEGLQSLVREGVCFYPRLTSLSPLLDKFDQRSFFQSQGFPVPRFSLYESDSDLQNFSFPLVLKARRHGYDGQGTVIVKTPFELQSALKKFKQTPLLIEEFIPFEKELAVMAARSATGEIKVYPVVETYQKNQVCRWVIAPALINQNIREIISAIASKLLISLDYVGILGIEFFMKNNGEVLINEVAPRTHNSGHYTLDACETSQFAMQLQAITGKKLGNTKLKSSGAVMINLLGYESAQSEYLSQRKEIEQLGAFVHWYGKTESRQGRKLGHVTVLLDEKSPEKMYHQAQMMIEKVESIWYPQR; from the coding sequence ATAATGACAAAGAATGTTGGGGTAATTGGAGGTGGGCAATTAGCATGGATGATGGCTCTTGTTGCACCAAAAGAAAATATTAAAATTTATATTCAAACTCCTCATGAGACTGATTCGGCGGTGTGTTTAGGGGAAAGAACTATTTTTGCCCCAGTTGATGATGTTTCGGCAACAGCAGAGTTAGCAAAATATTGTGATGTAATAACTTTTGAAAATGAGTTTGTTGATTTGGAAGGTTTACAGTCTTTGGTGAGGGAAGGTGTGTGTTTTTATCCTCGTCTTACCAGTCTTTCTCCTTTGCTAGATAAATTTGATCAAAGGTCATTTTTTCAATCTCAGGGTTTTCCCGTGCCTCGTTTTTCTCTGTATGAGTCGGATTCGGATTTACAAAATTTTTCTTTTCCTTTAGTTTTAAAAGCTCGTCGTCATGGTTATGATGGACAGGGAACTGTAATTGTTAAAACTCCTTTTGAATTACAATCAGCGTTGAAAAAATTTAAACAAACACCATTATTGATAGAGGAATTTATCCCCTTTGAGAAAGAATTAGCGGTAATGGCGGCAAGAAGTGCCACTGGAGAAATTAAAGTTTATCCTGTAGTAGAAACCTATCAAAAGAATCAAGTTTGCCGTTGGGTGATTGCCCCTGCTTTAATTAATCAGAATATTAGAGAAATAATAAGTGCGATCGCATCTAAATTATTAATAAGTTTAGACTATGTGGGAATATTAGGAATAGAATTTTTTATGAAGAATAATGGAGAGGTGTTAATTAATGAAGTTGCCCCTCGCACCCACAATTCTGGACACTATACCCTAGATGCTTGTGAAACTTCCCAATTTGCCATGCAACTACAGGCAATCACAGGAAAAAAATTAGGTAATACTAAATTAAAAAGCTCAGGTGCAGTGATGATTAACTTATTGGGGTATGAATCCGCCCAAAGTGAATATTTATCCCAAAGAAAAGAAATAGAGCAACTAGGAGCATTTGTACACTGGTACGGTAAAACAGAATCTCGTCAAGGCAGAAAATTAGGTCATGTGACAGTATTATTAGACGAAAAATCACCTGAAAAAATGTATCACCAAGCCCAAATGATGATCGAAAAAGTAGAATCTATTTGGTATCCCCAGAGGTAA
- a CDS encoding carotenoid oxygenase family protein — MQQLEKPIQKPYSLEDWRKGYESQKQELEYWVEDIEGEIPQELSGTLYRNGPGFLDVYGTPLQHPFDGDGMITAFTFNEGKCFFRNRFVKTKEFLEEQKAGKMLYRGVFGSQKPGGWLANLFDLKIKNIANTNVIHWGDKLLALWEAAHPYHLNPENLETVGLDNLDGILETGEVFSAHPRIDPTSSLNNGKPSLVNFGVKTGLSSTITIYELDEKGKLLQKYSHIIDGFSFIHDFVITPNYCIFFQNPTTYNPFPFLFGLRGAGECVKFLDNQPTKIILIPRNAPHKDVITLETEAGFIFHHANAFEVNEQEIVVDSICYAKLSQIDPDTSYKEVDFDKLAPGQLWRFQLNLQDGKVTKKLIDPRCVEFPSIHPNKVGRDYRYLFIGSAHHPTDNAPLQALLKLDLQTNEQQFYSFAPKGFAGEPVFVPKANPQSEDDGWVFNLIYDSSRNKSDLVIFDGKDISAPVATLHLKQHIPYGLHGSWKS; from the coding sequence ATGCAACAGCTAGAAAAACCAATTCAAAAACCATATAGCCTAGAAGACTGGCGAAAAGGTTACGAATCTCAAAAACAAGAATTAGAATATTGGGTTGAAGATATAGAAGGAGAAATTCCCCAAGAATTATCAGGTACACTATATCGCAATGGACCTGGATTTTTAGATGTATATGGAACACCTTTACAACATCCCTTTGATGGTGATGGTATGATTACCGCTTTTACTTTTAATGAAGGTAAGTGTTTTTTTCGTAATCGATTCGTTAAAACCAAAGAATTTTTAGAAGAACAAAAAGCAGGTAAAATGCTTTACCGAGGTGTATTTGGTAGCCAAAAACCGGGGGGATGGTTAGCTAACTTATTTGACCTCAAAATTAAGAATATCGCCAATACTAATGTTATTCACTGGGGAGATAAACTTCTTGCTTTGTGGGAAGCCGCTCATCCTTATCACCTTAATCCCGAAAATCTCGAAACTGTAGGCTTAGATAACTTAGATGGCATTTTAGAGACTGGAGAGGTATTTTCTGCCCATCCTAGAATTGATCCTACTTCTAGTTTAAACAATGGAAAACCATCTTTAGTTAATTTTGGTGTCAAAACTGGACTTTCTAGCACCATTACTATCTATGAATTGGATGAAAAAGGCAAATTATTACAGAAATATAGTCATATCATTGACGGTTTTTCTTTTATTCACGATTTTGTAATTACTCCTAACTACTGTATTTTTTTCCAGAATCCGACTACTTATAATCCCTTTCCTTTTCTTTTCGGTTTGAGAGGTGCAGGAGAATGCGTAAAATTTTTAGACAATCAACCCACCAAAATTATTCTTATCCCTCGTAATGCACCCCATAAAGATGTGATTACCTTGGAAACGGAGGCCGGATTTATTTTTCATCATGCCAATGCCTTTGAAGTAAATGAACAGGAAATTGTCGTTGACTCTATCTGTTATGCTAAACTAAGTCAAATTGATCCAGATACTAGCTACAAAGAAGTAGATTTCGATAAACTAGCACCGGGTCAACTATGGCGTTTTCAACTTAACTTACAAGATGGTAAAGTTACGAAAAAATTAATTGATCCTCGTTGTGTAGAATTTCCCAGCATTCACCCCAATAAAGTAGGCAGAGATTATCGTTATCTGTTTATTGGTTCTGCTCATCATCCCACAGATAACGCTCCTTTACAAGCCTTACTCAAATTAGATTTACAGACTAACGAACAACAATTCTATTCTTTTGCTCCGAAAGGTTTTGCCGGTGAACCTGTTTTTGTACCTAAAGCAAATCCTCAATCGGAAGATGACGGTTGGGTATTTAATCTTATCTATGATTCCAGTCGTAATAAATCCGATTTAGTTATTTTTGATGGTAAAGACATTTCTGCTCCTGTAGCTACTTTGCACTTAAAACAACATATACCCTATGGACTTCACGGTAGTTGGAAAAGTTAG
- a CDS encoding IS1 family transposase (programmed frameshift), with the protein MSHQCPRCHNTKIIKNGFARGQQRFKCKHCNYQFTTDKIDRGKPMWMKLETAILYCSGMSMNSIAKLLNVSAQTILNWIRALALENYEKPEPCEAVVVELDELWHFIEFKKNKLWIWKAYDRNTNRLIDWELGKRDSETLKKLLIRLLKWDVTVYCTDDWKPYQELLSKHPDAYHVMTKSETIAIERNNSDNRHWFARFHRKTKVVSKSIEMVDLTMGLFAKFRVNGTIDSLINQRLTLLS; encoded by the exons ATGTCTCATCAATGCCCTCGATGTCATAATACTAAAATCATCAAAAACGGTTTTGCTCGTGGTCAACAAAGGTTTAAATGTAAGCACTGTAACTATCAGTTCACCACTGATAAGATTGATCGAGGTAAACCTATGTGGATGAAACTAGAAACAGCAATTCTGTATTGCAGTGGAATGTCTATGAATTCGATCGCAAAGCTTCTCAATGTTTCTGCTCAGACTATTTTAAATTGGATTAGAGCTTTGGCACTAGAAAATTATGAAAAGCCTGAACCCTGCGAAGCGGTGGTTGTGGAACTAGATGAACTTTGGCATTTTATAGAGT TCAAAAAAAACAAGTTATGGATCTGGAAAGCTTATGACCGTAATACTAACAGACTTATCGACTGGGAATTGGGAAAGCGTGATAGTGAAACCCTCAAAAAACTTTTAATTAGATTACTAAAATGGGATGTAACAGTCTACTGTACTGATGATTGGAAACCGTACCAAGAGTTATTATCTAAACATCCAGATGCGTATCATGTGATGACAAAAAGCGAAACTATAGCCATAGAAAGAAATAATTCCGATAATCGTCATTGGTTTGCTCGCTTTCATAGAAAAACAAAAGTAGTATCAAAATCAATAGAAATGGTGGATTTAACAATGGGACTATTTGCAAAATTTAGAGTAAATGGAACGATCGATTCGTTAATAAATCAAAGACTAACATTACTTAGTTGA